The following proteins are co-located in the Triticum aestivum cultivar Chinese Spring chromosome 1A, IWGSC CS RefSeq v2.1, whole genome shotgun sequence genome:
- the LOC123063769 gene encoding RING-H2 finger protein ATL67-like, translating to MSLADALASIGLGYAIAIALGFLVLLAAILLAYHFCCRRRAAAHHHHHHQGAQQQQQQHHSGRHGAASSSASSSGHISITVPRFVFVAEDDSPGSSSRGATGSTPVGLDPAVIASYPKAPFARAAAAGELACSICLCEYRDGEMQRIMPECRHRFHLMCLDAWLRRSASCPVCRNSPIPTPVTTPLNTPLSEIVPLSQYAADRRRHR from the coding sequence ATGTCCCTCGCCGACGCGCTCGCCTCCATCGGCCTCGGCTACGCCATCGCCATCGCGCTCGGCTTCCTCGTGCTCCTCGCCGCGATCCTCCTCGCCTACCActtctgctgccgccgccgcgccgcggcccaccaccaccaccaccaccagggcgcgcagcagcagcagcagcagcaccactCCGGCCGCCAcggggccgcctcctcctccgcgtcCAGCTCGGGCCACATCTCCATCACCGTGCCGCGCTTCGTGTTCGTCGCCGAGGACGACTCCCCGGGCTCCTCCTCGCGGGGCGCCACCGGGTCCACCCCCGTCGGCCTCGACCCCGCCGTGATCGCCTCCTACCCCAAGGCGCCCTTCGCCCGGGctgccgccgccggcgagctcgcctgCTCGATCTGCCTCTGCGAGTACCGCGACGGGGAGATGCAGCGCATCATGCCCGAGTGCCGCCACCGCTTCCACCTCATGTGCCTCGACGCCTGGCTGCGCCGCAGCGCCTCCTGCCCCGTCTGCCGCAACTCGCCCATCCCCACCCCCGTCACCACCCCGCTCAACACCCCGCTCTCCGAGATCGTCCCGCtctcccagtacgccgccgaccgccgccgccacaGGTGA